The Clostridium chauvoei genome has a window encoding:
- the alr gene encoding alanine racemase: protein MNLLHPFWAEINLDNFIYNINEIKSHIGNSKIIGIVKANAYGHGAVEISKTLLENGAETLAVANIVEGIELREADIKAPIMILGVSEEFAIAAIINYDMEPTISSLEFANTLNNKAKESNKTINIHIALDTGMGRIGFLPSSKSLEEIALISKLSNLKIKSTFSHFSTSDYKDKNYSNFQLKTYNDFISEIEKYNIPVGNRNLSNSAAIIDIPNAHFDNVRPGIIQYGYYPSDEVIKENFNLKPVLTWKTNIVHIKEVNKGAFIGYGKTFETKRKSIIATIPVGYADGYSRGLSNKGKVIINGQFAPIIGNVCMDQCMVDITDLKDVNLNDEVILLGSDNNIKFDADDMANLLGTINYEVLCLIGRRAPRVYIKNNKVVTIKHFI, encoded by the coding sequence ATGAATTTATTACATCCATTTTGGGCAGAAATTAATTTAGATAATTTTATATATAACATAAATGAAATAAAATCACATATTGGTAATAGCAAAATTATAGGTATAGTTAAAGCTAATGCTTATGGTCATGGTGCTGTTGAAATATCTAAAACTCTATTAGAAAATGGAGCTGAAACTCTAGCTGTTGCTAATATTGTTGAAGGCATAGAACTTAGGGAAGCAGATATAAAAGCTCCTATAATGATACTTGGAGTTAGTGAAGAATTTGCAATAGCTGCAATTATTAATTATGATATGGAACCTACTATATCTTCTTTAGAATTTGCTAATACCCTAAATAATAAGGCTAAAGAAAGCAATAAAACAATTAATATTCATATAGCTTTAGATACTGGAATGGGAAGAATAGGCTTTTTACCTTCTTCTAAAAGTTTAGAAGAAATAGCTTTAATTTCTAAGCTTTCTAATTTAAAAATTAAAAGCACTTTTTCTCACTTCTCTACTTCTGATTATAAAGATAAAAATTATTCTAATTTCCAATTAAAAACTTATAATGATTTTATAAGTGAAATTGAAAAATATAATATACCTGTAGGAAATAGAAATTTATCTAATAGCGCTGCTATTATAGATATACCAAATGCTCATTTTGATAATGTTCGTCCTGGGATTATTCAATATGGATATTATCCTTCTGATGAAGTAATTAAAGAAAACTTTAATTTAAAGCCTGTATTAACTTGGAAAACTAATATAGTTCATATTAAAGAAGTTAATAAAGGAGCTTTTATAGGATATGGTAAAACTTTTGAAACAAAAAGAAAAAGTATAATCGCTACTATACCTGTTGGATATGCTGATGGTTACTCAAGAGGTTTGTCTAATAAAGGAAAAGTAATTATAAATGGTCAATTTGCTCCTATAATAGGAAATGTATGTATGGATCAATGTATGGTAGATATAACTGACTTAAAAGATGTAAATTTAAATGATGAAGTTATTCTTCTTGGAAGTGATAATAACATAAAGTTTGATGCTGATGACATGGCTAATTTACTAGGAACTATTAATTATGAAGTTCTTTGCTTAATCGGTAGAAGAGCTCCTAGAGTTTATATTAAAAACAATAAAGTTGTAACTATTAAGCATTTTATTTAA
- a CDS encoding M42 family metallopeptidase, translating into MINNLKLDKELILKIAKEILEFDSPTGFCFEIINKIEELIKGYGYKFERTNKGCGIITIEGNSNEKTVGLCAHVDTLGAMVRSITPQGTLKFTILGGPIVPTLDSEYCKIRTRDGKIYTGTFLSTSPAAHVFEDSKSKPRDEKNMEIRIDEVVKNKQDVLELGIANGDFIFIDPKTTITESGFIKSRFIDDKGSVAALIAMLEVMNRENIKPKFTTKILISIYEEVGHGSSYIPSDITELIAVDMGCIGDDLSCTEYQVSICPKDSSGPYDFGLTTELINLAKNNNIDYAVDIYPMYGSDVSAALKAGNDVRGALIGPGVHASHGMERTHYIALENTIKLLYLYLTK; encoded by the coding sequence ATGATTAATAATTTAAAGTTAGACAAGGAATTGATATTGAAAATAGCAAAAGAAATATTGGAATTTGATAGTCCTACGGGATTTTGCTTCGAAATAATCAATAAAATAGAGGAATTGATAAAGGGTTACGGATATAAGTTTGAACGAACTAATAAAGGATGTGGAATAATTACTATTGAAGGAAATAGTAACGAGAAAACAGTTGGACTTTGCGCTCATGTAGATACGTTAGGTGCAATGGTAAGGTCAATTACACCTCAAGGAACTTTAAAGTTTACTATATTAGGTGGACCCATAGTACCAACATTAGATAGTGAATACTGTAAGATAAGAACAAGAGATGGAAAGATTTATACAGGGACTTTTTTGAGTACAAGTCCTGCAGCACATGTTTTTGAAGATAGTAAATCAAAGCCTAGAGATGAAAAAAACATGGAAATCAGAATTGATGAAGTAGTAAAAAATAAACAGGATGTTTTAGAGTTAGGGATTGCTAACGGAGATTTCATATTTATTGATCCTAAAACTACAATTACTGAAAGTGGATTTATAAAGTCTAGATTTATAGATGATAAAGGTAGTGTAGCAGCATTAATAGCAATGCTAGAAGTAATGAATAGAGAAAATATAAAACCTAAGTTTACAACAAAAATATTAATTTCTATATATGAAGAAGTAGGACATGGATCATCATATATACCAAGTGATATTACTGAATTAATAGCCGTTGATATGGGATGTATAGGTGATGATTTATCTTGTACGGAATATCAAGTAAGTATCTGTCCGAAAGATAGTAGTGGACCTTATGATTTTGGGCTAACTACAGAGTTAATAAACTTAGCAAAAAATAATAACATAGATTATGCAGTAGATATATATCCTATGTATGGATCAGATGTAAGCGCGGCATTAAAAGCAGGAAATGATGTAAGAGGAGCACTTATTGGGCCAGGAGTACATGCATCGCATGGTATGGAAAGAACACACTATATAGCACTTGAAAATACAATTAAATTATTATATTTATACTTAACAAAATAG